The Prevotella fusca JCM 17724 genome includes a window with the following:
- a CDS encoding AAA family ATPase: MKRIVLTGGPCAGKTTALVKIIEHFSSLGYKVFIIPEVPTLFSQAGMDYLTDNPAFFYEGEKATLEMQLALEDKFTCMAETIDKPTIIVCDRGTMDISAYMKPEMWKEITTGAGTSSEDLRARYDAVLHLVSAADGAEQFYTTANNAERTEGLELARELDKKVIQAWSEHPHLRVINNHENFDTKINRVLQEISNVLEIPQQVIEERKYIVRLIGEIPDAIESEIKQTYLTSEPRSEVRLRRRTLNGVSVNVRTTKKTLPNNEQVVTERQIDNNLYESLMRQADPYRQSIHKVRKTFIWRGQFFELDTYIAPTSDLQILETKGIVDHEDVNFPPFLEVIEDITGKTEFYNYNLALKR; this comes from the coding sequence ATGAAACGAATTGTACTTACCGGCGGTCCTTGTGCCGGAAAAACGACAGCACTTGTCAAGATTATCGAGCACTTCTCAAGTCTTGGTTACAAGGTGTTTATCATTCCAGAAGTTCCAACGCTCTTCAGTCAGGCGGGTATGGATTATCTTACGGATAATCCTGCATTCTTCTATGAGGGAGAGAAGGCTACATTGGAGATGCAGCTTGCCTTGGAAGACAAGTTTACCTGTATGGCTGAAACCATTGATAAACCTACGATTATTGTCTGTGACCGTGGTACTATGGACATCTCTGCTTATATGAAGCCGGAGATGTGGAAGGAAATAACGACTGGTGCAGGAACTTCATCAGAAGACCTTCGTGCCCGTTATGACGCAGTTCTTCACCTAGTAAGTGCTGCTGATGGTGCTGAACAGTTCTATACCACAGCTAACAATGCCGAGCGTACAGAGGGACTTGAACTTGCCCGTGAATTGGATAAGAAGGTTATTCAAGCATGGTCGGAGCACCCGCATCTGCGTGTAATCAACAATCATGAGAACTTTGACACAAAGATTAATCGTGTGCTTCAGGAAATCTCCAATGTACTGGAGATCCCCCAGCAGGTCATTGAAGAACGCAAGTATATTGTCCGTCTTATAGGAGAAATACCCGATGCTATTGAAAGTGAAATCAAGCAGACTTACCTTACTTCTGAGCCACGCAGTGAAGTCCGACTCCGTCGCCGTACATTGAATGGTGTTTCTGTCAATGTCCGTACAACGAAGAAGACCTTGCCGAATAATGAGCAGGTTGTTACGGAGCGACAGATTGACAACAATCTCTATGAGTCGCTGATGCGTCAGGCTGATCCTTACCGGCAGTCAATACACAAGGTTCGCAAAACCTTTATATGGCGTGGACAGTTTTTTGAATTAGATACTTACATTGCTCCAACTTCGGATCTTCAAATCTTGGAGACGAAAGGAATTGTTGATCATGAGGATGTTAATTTTCCACCGTTCCTTGAAGTTATCGAAGATATTACAGGTAAGACAGAGTTCTACAATTATAATCTGGCTTTAAAGAGGTAA
- a CDS encoding DKNYY domain-containing protein, with translation MEKMNLNRQLRHGCVVLMAIFALSASAQSSRQVRPYSFNKRGVYYGRQPVMGIDMRTFVDLGYGYAKDRYNVYFEGQILPFVDPLTFRLKVPGNVYPGDYPIEPHDGYDPYYSEGYVVTSNAVLFDGKKISDCAKSFQDLGWGYGKDTFDVYYMGKKVNGAISSSFKVLKDGYAEDTFETYYRGKVVK, from the coding sequence ATGGAAAAGATGAACCTAAACCGCCAGCTTCGCCACGGTTGTGTAGTACTTATGGCAATATTTGCGCTCAGTGCTTCAGCACAGTCTTCACGTCAGGTGCGACCTTACTCCTTTAACAAGAGAGGGGTGTACTATGGTCGACAGCCTGTTATGGGAATTGACATGCGCACTTTCGTTGACCTTGGATACGGCTATGCAAAAGACAGATATAACGTGTATTTCGAGGGGCAAATCCTACCTTTTGTCGACCCGCTGACATTCCGACTAAAGGTTCCTGGTAATGTTTACCCAGGTGATTATCCTATTGAACCACATGATGGTTACGATCCTTATTACTCAGAAGGCTATGTCGTTACCTCTAATGCCGTTCTTTTCGATGGAAAGAAGATCAGCGACTGCGCAAAAAGTTTTCAGGACTTAGGCTGGGGATATGGGAAAGATACGTTTGATGTCTATTACATGGGCAAAAAGGTGAATGGTGCCATCAGTTCCAGTTTCAAGGTACTGAAAGATGGATATGCAGAAGATACGTTTGAAACTTATTACCGAGGAAAAGTCGTAAAGTAA
- a CDS encoding acyl-CoA carboxylase subunit beta, giving the protein MSKQTEKIKALVEKRELARLGGGQKAIDKQHERGKYTARERIEMLVDKGSFEEYDMFKLHRCHNFGMEKKQYLGDGVVAGSATIDGRLVYLYAQDFTVNGGSLSETMAQKICKVMDMAMTNGAPVICMNDSGGARIQEGISALAGYGEIFERNILASGVIPQISSILGPCAGGAVYSPALTDFIIMKEQTSYMFLTGPKVVKTVTGEDIDAEHLGGASVHASKSGVTSFTAKTEEEAMDLIKKLLSYIPSNNREEAPRVECTDPIDRKEDLLNEIIPDDPNQAYDMYKVIQAVTDNGEFFEVQPKFAKNIITGFARFNGQSVGIVANQPSAYAGVLDVNASRKGARFVRFCDAFNIPIVSLVDVPGFLPGTGQEYNAVILHGAQLLYAYGEATVPKITITLRKSYGGSHIVMGCKQLRSDLNFAWPSAEIAVMGASGAVAVLCGREAKEVKEQGGDVKQFLAEKEEEYSEKFANPYQAAQFGYIDDVIEPRNTRFRICRGLAQLAHKKQDLPAKKHGCMPM; this is encoded by the coding sequence ATGAGTAAGCAAACAGAAAAGATCAAGGCACTCGTGGAGAAGCGCGAGTTGGCACGCTTAGGTGGTGGTCAGAAGGCCATCGACAAGCAGCATGAGCGCGGAAAGTACACTGCACGTGAGCGTATTGAAATGCTGGTTGACAAGGGCAGCTTCGAGGAATACGATATGTTCAAACTCCATCGTTGCCATAACTTCGGTATGGAGAAGAAGCAGTACCTCGGTGATGGCGTTGTTGCTGGTTCAGCAACTATCGACGGTCGCCTCGTCTACCTCTATGCGCAGGACTTCACCGTAAACGGAGGTTCACTTTCTGAAACAATGGCTCAGAAGATCTGCAAGGTAATGGACATGGCTATGACCAACGGTGCACCAGTCATCTGTATGAACGACTCTGGTGGTGCACGTATTCAGGAGGGCATCTCTGCTTTGGCAGGTTACGGCGAAATCTTCGAGCGTAACATCCTCGCTTCTGGTGTCATCCCACAGATCTCAAGCATCCTTGGTCCCTGTGCCGGTGGTGCAGTTTACTCTCCAGCATTGACAGACTTCATCATCATGAAGGAGCAGACGAGTTACATGTTTCTGACTGGTCCTAAGGTTGTAAAGACCGTAACAGGTGAAGATATCGACGCTGAGCACCTCGGTGGCGCAAGCGTTCACGCTTCAAAGAGCGGTGTGACCAGCTTCACAGCCAAGACTGAGGAGGAAGCGATGGATCTTATCAAGAAGCTCCTCTCTTACATTCCTTCAAACAATCGTGAGGAAGCACCACGCGTTGAGTGCACCGACCCTATCGACCGTAAGGAAGACCTCTTGAACGAGATTATCCCAGACGATCCAAACCAGGCATACGATATGTACAAGGTAATTCAGGCTGTAACTGATAACGGAGAGTTCTTCGAAGTTCAGCCAAAGTTTGCTAAGAACATCATCACTGGTTTCGCACGTTTCAACGGTCAGAGCGTTGGTATCGTAGCTAACCAGCCATCAGCTTACGCTGGCGTATTGGACGTAAACGCAAGCCGTAAGGGTGCACGCTTCGTTCGTTTCTGCGATGCTTTCAACATTCCAATCGTTTCACTTGTTGACGTACCGGGCTTCCTCCCAGGTACAGGTCAGGAGTACAATGCTGTCATCCTTCACGGTGCACAGTTGCTCTACGCTTACGGTGAGGCTACCGTTCCAAAGATTACTATCACATTGCGCAAGAGCTACGGTGGTTCTCATATCGTTATGGGTTGTAAGCAGCTCCGTTCTGACCTCAACTTCGCATGGCCAAGTGCTGAGATTGCCGTTATGGGGGCATCTGGTGCAGTTGCTGTTCTCTGTGGTAGAGAAGCTAAGGAAGTTAAGGAGCAGGGTGGCGACGTTAAGCAGTTCCTCGCTGAAAAGGAAGAGGAGTACTCAGAGAAGTTTGCTAATCCATATCAGGCAGCGCAGTTTGGCTACATTGATGATGTTATCGAACCACGCAACACTCGTTTCCGCATCTGCCGCGGCTTAGCTCAGTTGGCTCATAAGAAGCAGGACCTGCCAGCTAAGAAGCATGGATGTATGCCAATGTAA
- the rpsR gene encoding 30S ribosomal protein S18, with amino-acid sequence MAEQKSEIRYLTAPSIDTKKKKYCRFKKSGIKYIDYKDGEFLKKFLNEQGKILPRRITGTSLKYQRRVAQAVKRARQIALLPYVTDLMK; translated from the coding sequence ATGGCAGAGCAGAAATCAGAAATCCGTTATTTGACCGCTCCTTCTATCGACACAAAGAAGAAGAAGTATTGCCGTTTCAAAAAGAGCGGTATTAAGTACATCGACTATAAGGATGGCGAGTTCTTGAAGAAGTTCCTCAACGAGCAGGGTAAGATTCTCCCTCGTCGTATCACAGGTACTTCTCTGAAGTATCAGCGTCGTGTGGCACAGGCTGTTAAGCGTGCTCGTCAGATTGCGCTCCTTCCTTATGTAACCGATTTGATGAAGTAA
- a CDS encoding sensor histidine kinase produces MKKKTIWTIAVIMGLSFLGLLLLQLNYIEEMAEMKKEQFDESVNRALYQASRNMELNETLRYLEDDIDKKERTQDKENATEKDTSSAAHQAPATDDQGEAYTSFEAKLLQSKPSLTPKAMILRNDSSSLSATKRNMQEIVRNRYVYQKAMLEEVIYNILYSASDKPLRDRINFKLLDQDLKAEMMNNGINIPYHFTVTTQDGREVYKCPDYVSNGEENTYSQVLFRNDPVNRMGVVKVHFPEMNNYIFSSVRFMIPSIIFTFVLLVTFIFTIVTIFRQKRYSEIKNDFINNMTHELKTPIASISLAAQMMNDKSLPKTPKMIEHLGGVVNDESKRLRFLVEKVLQMSMYDRKKAVLKKKYTDLNEMVETVAHSFSLRVEHTGGKVYTEIEAVDSTMYVDEMHFQNVIFNLLDNAVKYAKPDQPLDVYLKTWNTNDFLYLSVRDTGQGIKKDNLKKIFDKFYRVHTGNLHDVKGFGLGLAYVKKMVDLHEGEIKVLSEYGKGTKFVIKLPVIHDEEYEGIE; encoded by the coding sequence ATGAAGAAGAAAACAATTTGGACAATAGCGGTAATCATGGGACTTTCGTTCCTTGGCTTGCTTCTGCTCCAGCTCAACTATATTGAAGAAATGGCTGAGATGAAGAAGGAACAGTTTGACGAGTCCGTCAACCGTGCCCTTTATCAGGCTTCTCGCAATATGGAGTTGAATGAAACTCTTCGCTATTTGGAAGATGATATAGACAAGAAAGAACGTACGCAGGATAAGGAAAATGCAACGGAAAAGGATACTTCGTCCGCAGCTCACCAGGCTCCTGCAACAGATGATCAGGGTGAAGCATATACTTCCTTTGAGGCAAAACTGCTTCAGTCAAAACCTTCGCTGACACCGAAAGCGATGATTCTGCGTAACGACAGCAGCAGTCTTTCTGCTACAAAGCGTAACATGCAAGAGATTGTCCGTAACCGTTATGTGTATCAAAAGGCAATGTTGGAGGAGGTGATATACAATATTCTTTACTCAGCTTCAGACAAGCCGCTGCGTGACCGTATCAACTTCAAGCTGCTTGATCAGGACTTGAAGGCGGAGATGATGAACAACGGAATCAATATTCCTTACCATTTCACGGTGACGACACAGGATGGACGCGAGGTGTATAAGTGTCCGGACTATGTGAGCAACGGTGAGGAGAATACCTATTCGCAAGTATTGTTCCGTAATGACCCAGTAAACAGGATGGGCGTTGTGAAGGTTCACTTCCCGGAGATGAACAACTACATATTCTCGAGTGTACGCTTTATGATTCCGTCAATCATCTTTACCTTCGTCCTTTTGGTGACCTTCATCTTCACGATTGTGACCATCTTCCGTCAGAAACGGTACAGCGAGATAAAGAATGACTTTATTAACAATATGACGCATGAGCTGAAGACGCCGATTGCAAGTATTTCGCTGGCTGCCCAGATGATGAACGACAAGAGCCTGCCGAAGACACCAAAGATGATTGAACACTTGGGAGGTGTTGTCAATGATGAGTCGAAACGTTTGCGTTTCCTTGTTGAGAAAGTGCTACAGATGAGTATGTATGACCGCAAGAAGGCTGTGTTGAAGAAGAAATATACCGACCTTAACGAGATGGTGGAGACGGTTGCCCATTCGTTCTCGCTGCGTGTTGAGCATACAGGTGGTAAGGTTTATACGGAAATTGAAGCAGTTGATTCGACGATGTATGTCGATGAAATGCACTTCCAGAACGTCATTTTTAACCTCTTGGATAATGCCGTCAAGTATGCAAAGCCCGACCAGCCGCTGGATGTTTATCTGAAGACTTGGAATACGAATGATTTTCTCTATCTTTCAGTCCGTGATACAGGACAGGGTATCAAGAAAGATAATCTGAAGAAGATATTTGACAAGTTCTATCGTGTTCATACAGGAAACCTCCATGATGTGAAAGGTTTTGGACTTGGGTTGGCGTACGTGAAGAAAATGGTTGACCTGCATGAAGGAGAGATAAAAGTGCTGAGTGAGTATGGTAAGGGGACGAAGTTCGTTATCAAGCTCCCGGTGATTCATGATGAAGAGTACGAAGGAATAGAATAG
- the rplI gene encoding 50S ribosomal protein L9, which translates to MEIILKEDIIGLGYKNDIVNVKNGYGRNYLIPTGKGVIASPSAKKQLAENLKQQASKLAALKAEAEKKAAQLDGVELVIATKVSATGVTYGSVNAATVVEELAKRGIEIDRKIVTMRDMKAVGTSEATVHFHKEVEVKVPVTVVAENQPAPAVEEAPVEQPAEAAVAEEETPAAE; encoded by the coding sequence ATGGAAATTATACTGAAAGAAGATATTATCGGTCTTGGATACAAGAACGATATCGTTAATGTAAAGAACGGCTATGGCCGTAACTACCTTATCCCAACAGGTAAGGGTGTTATCGCTTCTCCATCTGCTAAGAAGCAGTTGGCTGAGAACCTGAAGCAGCAGGCTTCCAAGCTCGCAGCTCTCAAGGCTGAGGCTGAGAAGAAGGCAGCTCAGTTGGATGGTGTAGAGCTTGTTATTGCAACAAAAGTTTCTGCAACTGGCGTAACTTACGGTTCAGTTAACGCAGCTACCGTTGTTGAGGAGCTTGCTAAGCGTGGTATTGAGATTGATCGCAAGATCGTTACAATGCGTGATATGAAGGCAGTTGGTACTTCTGAGGCTACTGTTCACTTCCACAAGGAGGTTGAGGTTAAGGTTCCTGTAACTGTTGTTGCAGAGAATCAGCCAGCACCTGCAGTTGAGGAAGCTCCAGTAGAGCAGCCTGCAGAGGCAGCTGTAGCTGAGGAGGAAACTCCAGCAGCTGAGTGA
- a CDS encoding biotin/lipoyl-containing protein → MKEYKYTIDGKEYKVEIGEINAENVAEVTVNGEQYAVQMEQPAEPEKKKVELGKPAAAEASEEATPAVAINSSAAVKAPLPGTITSVEVTVGQEVKAGDTVVVLEAMKMQNNIEAEKDGKVTAIAVKVGQAVLEDDPLVVIE, encoded by the coding sequence ATGAAAGAATACAAATATACTATCGACGGCAAGGAATATAAAGTCGAGATTGGTGAGATTAATGCCGAGAATGTTGCAGAAGTAACTGTCAACGGTGAGCAGTATGCAGTGCAGATGGAACAGCCTGCTGAACCAGAGAAGAAGAAGGTTGAGCTTGGTAAGCCAGCTGCTGCTGAGGCAAGTGAGGAGGCTACTCCTGCTGTTGCTATCAACAGTTCTGCTGCTGTTAAGGCTCCACTGCCAGGAACTATCACATCCGTTGAAGTGACTGTTGGTCAGGAGGTGAAGGCTGGCGACACAGTTGTTGTCCTCGAGGCAATGAAGATGCAGAACAACATCGAAGCTGAGAAGGATGGCAAGGTGACTGCTATTGCGGTGAAGGTCGGCCAGGCTGTGCTTGAGGACGACCCATTGGTTGTCATTGAGTAA
- the rprY gene encoding response regulator transcription factor RprY, protein MDDKLKILLCEDDENLGTLLSEYLQAKGYQADLCPDGEVGYRAFLKSKYDICVLDVMMPKKDGFTLAQEIRQANAEIPIIFLTAKQLKEDILEGFKIGADDYITKPFSMEELVFRIEAILRRVRGKKTKESTMYSIGRFTFDTQKQLLTLDNNPEKATKLTTKENELLALLCAHSNEILQRDYALKTIWIDDNYFNARSMDVYITKLRKHLKPDAQIEIINIHGKGYKLIVPDEE, encoded by the coding sequence ATGGATGATAAATTGAAAATTCTGTTGTGTGAAGATGATGAGAATCTCGGAACACTGTTGAGTGAATATCTGCAGGCTAAGGGCTATCAAGCTGACCTCTGTCCTGATGGTGAGGTAGGTTATAGAGCTTTTCTGAAGAGTAAGTATGACATCTGTGTGCTCGATGTCATGATGCCAAAGAAGGATGGCTTTACGCTTGCACAGGAGATTCGTCAGGCTAATGCGGAGATTCCTATTATCTTCCTTACTGCAAAACAGCTGAAGGAGGATATTCTGGAAGGTTTCAAAATCGGTGCTGATGATTATATTACCAAGCCATTCTCTATGGAGGAACTTGTGTTCCGTATTGAGGCAATCCTCCGTCGTGTAAGAGGAAAGAAGACCAAGGAGTCTACTATGTATAGTATTGGTCGCTTCACTTTCGATACACAGAAGCAGTTGCTTACATTGGACAATAACCCGGAGAAGGCAACGAAACTTACTACAAAGGAGAATGAACTACTTGCCTTGCTTTGCGCACACTCTAATGAAATTCTCCAGCGTGACTATGCTTTGAAGACTATCTGGATTGATGACAACTACTTCAATGCCCGTTCAATGGATGTTTACATAACCAAGTTGCGTAAGCATTTGAAGCCGGATGCTCAGATTGAGATTATCAATATCCACGGCAAGGGCTATAAGCTTATCGTTCCAGATGAGGAATAA
- the rpsF gene encoding 30S ribosomal protein S6, producing the protein MNQYETVFILTPVLSDEQMKETVAKFKKLLTDNGAEILNEEAWGLKKLAYNIQKKSSGFYAMLEFNAEPSVINTLETGFRRDEKVIRYITVKQDKYSAVYAEKRRAKWAAKKEA; encoded by the coding sequence ATGAATCAATACGAAACCGTTTTCATTTTGACTCCCGTTTTGTCTGACGAACAGATGAAGGAAACGGTCGCTAAATTCAAGAAACTGCTCACCGATAACGGCGCTGAGATCTTGAACGAGGAGGCCTGGGGTCTGAAGAAGTTGGCTTACAACATCCAGAAGAAGTCATCAGGCTTCTACGCAATGTTGGAGTTCAACGCAGAACCATCAGTTATCAATACTCTCGAGACCGGCTTCCGTCGTGACGAGAAGGTTATTCGTTACATTACCGTTAAGCAGGACAAGTATTCTGCAGTTTATGCTGAGAAGCGTCGTGCTAAATGGGCAGCTAAAAAGGAGGCTTAA
- the nadA gene encoding quinolinate synthase NadA, producing MIDEKWMGQGFIDEPIPERIDVKAEIRRMCKEKNALIMAHYYTEGVIQELADFVGDSLALAQKAATTDADIIVMCGVHFMGETNKILCPEKTILVPDLNASCSLAESCPADEFEKFVKAHPGHTVISYVNTTAATKAVTDVVVTSSNARQVVDSLPKDTPIIFGPDRNLGGYINRLTGRKMLLWDGACHVHEKFSVEKILQLKREHPTAKILAHPECKESVTSLADKVGSTAALLKYSIMDEAQEFIVATENGILVEMQKSAPQKTFIPAPPDGSTCACNECNYMKLITLSKLYNCLKYGWPAIEVEPTVAKKAVKSIHRMLDISERLGL from the coding sequence ATGATAGACGAAAAGTGGATGGGACAGGGTTTCATAGACGAACCTATCCCAGAGAGAATAGATGTCAAGGCTGAAATACGCAGGATGTGCAAGGAAAAGAATGCGCTGATTATGGCACATTATTATACAGAAGGTGTAATTCAGGAACTGGCAGATTTCGTAGGAGACAGTCTGGCACTGGCACAGAAGGCTGCAACAACAGATGCCGACATCATCGTCATGTGTGGCGTCCACTTCATGGGTGAAACGAATAAGATTTTATGTCCGGAGAAGACAATACTCGTTCCTGACCTGAATGCTTCCTGCTCCTTGGCAGAAAGCTGTCCTGCTGATGAGTTTGAGAAGTTCGTAAAGGCTCATCCCGGTCATACCGTAATAAGCTATGTCAATACAACGGCTGCAACCAAGGCGGTGACCGATGTCGTGGTAACGAGCAGCAATGCAAGACAAGTTGTAGACTCTCTTCCGAAAGATACACCTATTATTTTCGGACCAGACAGGAACTTGGGAGGTTACATCAACAGGCTTACTGGACGGAAGATGCTGTTGTGGGACGGTGCTTGTCACGTTCATGAGAAGTTCTCTGTAGAGAAGATTCTACAGCTGAAGCGCGAACATCCTACAGCCAAGATACTGGCTCATCCCGAATGCAAGGAGTCTGTTACCAGCCTTGCTGACAAGGTCGGCAGTACGGCAGCCTTGCTGAAGTACAGCATTATGGATGAAGCACAGGAGTTTATCGTGGCAACGGAGAATGGTATTCTGGTCGAAATGCAGAAGTCGGCTCCACAGAAAACCTTTATCCCTGCTCCTCCCGATGGCAGTACTTGTGCCTGTAATGAATGTAATTATATGAAACTTATCACACTGAGTAAGTTGTATAATTGCCTGAAATATGGATGGCCTGCTATTGAGGTAGAACCAACGGTAGCCAAGAAGGCTGTCAAATCCATTCATAGAATGTTGGACATATCCGAACGTTTAGGTTTATAA
- the nadC gene encoding carboxylating nicotinate-nucleotide diphosphorylase: protein MLSVEELNDKLIELAFSEDIGDGDHTTLCCIPADSMGESRLLIKEEGILAGVDVARRVFHLFDPELQVDVYVEDGTHVKPGDIVMSVKGRTRSLLQTERLMLNILQRMSGIATMTHKYQQALVDAGTKTRVLDTRKTTPGMRMLEKEAVKIGGGMNHRIGLFDMILLKDNHVDFCGGVHNAISMAKQYCREHGKEDLKIECEVRNFKELEEALDEGCDRIMFDNFTPEATRKAVEMVGGRCETESSGGITFDTMIPYAQAGVDFISFGALTHSVKGLDMSFKAATGNS, encoded by the coding sequence ATGTTATCAGTAGAAGAACTCAACGACAAACTTATCGAACTCGCTTTCAGTGAGGATATTGGTGACGGTGACCATACAACACTTTGTTGCATCCCTGCAGATTCCATGGGCGAAAGCAGATTGCTTATCAAGGAAGAAGGAATCCTGGCAGGAGTAGATGTTGCCAGAAGAGTATTCCATCTTTTCGACCCGGAACTGCAGGTGGATGTCTATGTAGAAGACGGTACGCATGTCAAGCCGGGAGATATTGTGATGAGTGTAAAGGGAAGAACCCGAAGCCTGTTGCAGACAGAGCGTCTCATGCTCAATATTCTACAGCGTATGAGTGGTATAGCTACAATGACGCATAAGTATCAGCAGGCACTTGTTGATGCTGGTACCAAGACACGCGTTCTTGATACACGTAAGACTACACCTGGAATGAGAATGCTGGAAAAAGAGGCTGTCAAGATTGGTGGTGGTATGAACCATCGTATCGGTCTTTTTGATATGATTCTCTTGAAAGACAATCATGTAGATTTCTGTGGAGGCGTGCATAATGCAATCTCTATGGCAAAGCAGTATTGTAGGGAGCATGGTAAAGAAGACCTCAAGATTGAGTGTGAGGTGCGAAACTTTAAGGAACTGGAAGAAGCGTTGGATGAAGGATGTGACCGCATTATGTTCGACAATTTCACGCCTGAGGCAACACGCAAGGCAGTTGAAATGGTCGGCGGACGCTGTGAGACGGAGTCAAGTGGCGGAATTACCTTCGATACCATGATTCCTTATGCACAGGCTGGTGTTGATTTCATCTCTTTTGGTGCGCTAACACATAGTGTTAAGGGACTTGATATGAGCTTCAAGGCGGCAACGGGAAACAGTTGA
- the nadB gene encoding L-aspartate oxidase, whose translation MIHKFDFLVIGGGIAGMSYALSVANSGKGKVALVCKTSLGEANTAKAQGGIAAVTNLAIDNFEKHIHDTMVAGDYISDPEAVKHVVCNAPEAIRKLIGWGVNFDKNGDGTYNLHREGGHSDFRILHHADDTGFEIQRGLMEAVRTNCNITVFENHYAVEIITQHHLGIKVTRRTPDIECYGAYILNPDTKKVDTFLSKVTLMATGGVGAVYAMTSNPVIATGDGIAMVYRAKGTVKDMEFVQFHPTVLYNPSETHPAFLITEAMRGYGGVLRLPDGKEFMQKYDKRLSLAPRDIVARAIDHEMKIHGLNHVCLDLTHKDAEETKRHFPHIYEKCLSVGIDITKEYIPVCPSAHYICGGIKVDLNAESSIHRLYAVGECSCTGLHGGNRLASNSLIEAVVYAQSASAHSLQTIDNYDFNTNVPEWDDEGTMTNEEHVLITQSIREVGEIMSNYVGIVRSDLRLKRAWARLDLLYEETESLFKRVTATKDICELRNMINVGYLITRQAIERKESRGLHYTVDYPKHAYDQK comes from the coding sequence ATGATACACAAATTCGATTTCCTGGTTATCGGTGGCGGTATTGCGGGAATGAGTTATGCCCTGAGTGTGGCTAATAGTGGCAAGGGAAAGGTTGCCCTTGTATGCAAGACTTCTTTGGGTGAAGCGAATACGGCTAAAGCACAGGGAGGAATAGCTGCTGTAACCAATCTCGCTATAGACAATTTTGAAAAGCACATCCACGACACGATGGTTGCTGGTGATTATATTTCCGACCCTGAGGCGGTAAAGCATGTTGTATGTAATGCGCCTGAAGCTATAAGAAAGCTCATCGGGTGGGGTGTTAACTTCGACAAGAACGGTGACGGGACATACAATCTTCACCGTGAAGGAGGGCACAGTGACTTTCGCATACTTCATCACGCTGATGATACGGGCTTTGAGATACAGCGTGGACTGATGGAAGCAGTGAGGACAAATTGTAATATAACAGTGTTTGAGAATCATTATGCTGTTGAGATTATCACGCAACACCATTTGGGGATAAAGGTTACACGCAGGACGCCGGATATAGAGTGTTACGGTGCTTATATCCTCAATCCCGATACCAAAAAGGTTGATACGTTCCTGAGTAAGGTTACACTTATGGCTACAGGAGGTGTGGGAGCGGTCTATGCAATGACATCCAATCCTGTGATTGCTACCGGCGATGGCATCGCAATGGTCTATCGTGCCAAGGGAACTGTAAAGGATATGGAGTTCGTACAATTCCATCCCACAGTCCTTTATAATCCATCGGAAACCCATCCGGCGTTTCTGATTACTGAAGCAATGCGTGGATATGGCGGTGTGCTGAGATTGCCGGATGGTAAGGAGTTCATGCAGAAGTATGATAAACGTCTTTCCCTTGCTCCTCGCGATATAGTTGCACGGGCAATTGACCATGAGATGAAAATTCACGGACTTAACCATGTATGTCTTGACTTGACACATAAGGATGCAGAAGAAACAAAGCGTCATTTCCCGCATATCTATGAGAAGTGTTTGAGCGTTGGCATAGATATAACGAAAGAGTATATCCCCGTCTGTCCCAGTGCCCATTACATCTGTGGTGGCATTAAGGTCGATTTGAATGCGGAAAGTTCCATCCACAGACTTTATGCAGTCGGAGAATGTTCATGTACGGGATTGCATGGAGGAAACCGACTTGCCAGCAACTCATTGATAGAGGCAGTAGTATATGCACAGTCGGCTTCTGCGCATTCTCTTCAGACGATTGATAACTACGACTTCAATACGAATGTCCCTGAATGGGATGATGAGGGAACTATGACCAATGAAGAGCATGTTCTGATAACACAGAGCATCCGGGAAGTAGGCGAAATCATGAGTAACTATGTTGGTATTGTGCGGAGTGATTTACGCTTGAAACGTGCATGGGCAAGGCTTGACCTTTTGTATGAGGAAACAGAAAGCCTCTTTAAACGAGTTACAGCAACCAAGGATATCTGTGAACTCCGTAATATGATTAACGTCGGGTATCTAATAACAAGGCAGGCTATAGAGCGCAAGGAAAGCCGGGGGTTGCACTACACGGTAGATTATCCTAAGCATGCTTATGACCAAAAGTAG